The Engraulis encrasicolus isolate BLACKSEA-1 chromosome 22, IST_EnEncr_1.0, whole genome shotgun sequence genome includes a region encoding these proteins:
- the LOC134438796 gene encoding piggyBac transposable element-derived protein 4-like: MAKRRLTSSEVVDMIFSDDIPLVPLQSDDEVSEASDSEDEFTPDLVVEEVIHTPEEEEDMMAPQDLVWETADETHQPFIHPFDDSGSGVTTTLPVMSESECFKLFMSEDFVGNIAEETNKYAHHLKQQGGGRGKMQKWVNTTIAEMFTFLVTVLLMALVRKNTVKEYWSRDPMFFTPFFHTLFSQDRFLLILRSLHITDPNSIIPRDPLGKIRPVISSLTNSFKQVFTPYRKLCIDESLMLWKGRLSFRQFIPSKRSRFGIKFFLLCDVRTGYLLDMIVYTGSSSDIQLVPGLGVTGSVVTTLLRPFLGRGHALYVDNWYTSPVLFLHLFKHKTGACGTVRKGRKGLPVFKNKMKKGEVDYRKAGQLLALKWHDKRDVHLLSTMSKATVVDTGRVDYTGAPKIKPSCVMEYNGSMGAVDRFDMKNSFVDCTRKTLKWYKKVFFHLVDCAIHNAQIVHQQLTGRVTPSQVFRRELMRQLLEKYHCPRNAPTAGRLSLDNPLRLTGRHFPREVPKTTAQGDSTRRQCKVCLHTTRRPRQRKMTRIFCAPCDAALCAFPCFEEYHTLKLY; the protein is encoded by the coding sequence ATGGCCAAAAGAAGGTTGACAAGTAGTGAGGTGGTCGACATGATTTTTTCTGATGACATACCCCTGGTGCCACTTCAGTCGGACGATGAAGTGAGTGAAGCGTCAGACTCAGAGGATGAATTTACCCCTGatttggtggtggaggaggtcatTCATacccctgaggaggaggaggacatgatGGCACCACAAGACCTGGTATGGGAAACAGCGGATGAGACACACCAGCCCTTCATCCACCCGTTTGATGACTCTGGCTCTGGCGTTACAACAACCTTGCCAGtgatgtcagagtcagagtgttTCAAGTTATTTATGTCTGAAGATTTTGTGGGCAACATTGCTGAGGAGACAAACAAATATGCCCACCACCTCAAGCAAcagggaggtgggagagggaaGATGCAGAAGTGGGTCAACACGACCATTGCTGAAATGTTCACCTTCTTGGTGACAGTCCTCTTGATGGCCCTTGTCCGTAAAAACACTGTGAAGGAGTACTGGTCACGGGACCCTATGTTTTTCACTCCCTTTTTCCACACCCTGTTTTCCCAGGACAGATTTTTGCTAATTCTACGGTCCCTCCACATCACAGACCCCAACAGCATAATCCCACGTGACCCCTTAGGGAAAATTCGACCTGTCATTTCAAGTTTGACCAACAGTTTTAAGCAAGTTTTTACCCCCTACAGAAAGCTGTGTATTGACGAGTCCCTGATGTTGTGGAAAGGGCGGCTTTCTTTTCGGCAATTTATTCCCTCCAAACGTTCCCGATTTGGCATTAAATTTTTTCTGCTTTGTGATGTACGTACTGGATACCTTCTGGATATGATTGTGTACACGGGCTCCTCCTCAGACATCCAACTCGTTCCTGGCCTTGGGGTGACTGGGTCAGTGGTGACGACCCTACTCAGGCCATTTCTGGGGAGGGGCCATGCCCTCTACGTGGACAATTGGTATACCAGTCCGGTGCTTTTCCTCCATCTTTTTAAACATAAAACAGGGGCCTGTGGCACtgtgaggaaagggaggaaggggCTGCCTGTCttcaaaaataaaatgaagaAGGGGGAGGTGGACTACAGAAAGGCAGGACAGCTTCTGGCCCTGAAGTGGCACGACAAGAGAGATGTCCACCTTCTGTCCACGATGAGTAAGGCAACCGTGGTGGACACAGGCAGGGTGGACTATACTGGAGCTCCGAAAATAAAGCCCTCTTGTGTGATGGAGTACAATGGCAGCATGGGCGCAGTGGACAGGTTCGACATGAAAAACAGTTTTGTTGACTGTACACGGAAGACTCTGAAGTGGtacaaaaaagtgttttttcaTCTGGTGGACTGTGCCATCCACAATGCACAAATCGTTCACCAGCAGCTGACAGGAAGGGTCACTCCCTCTCAAGTGTTCAGGCGTGAGCTGATGAGGCAGCTTCTGGAGAAGTACCACTGCCCCCGGAATGCTCCAACTGCTGGCCGCCTGTCTTTGGACAATCCCCTTAGACTGACTGGACGGCACTTTCCCCGTGAAGTGCCGAAGACCACTGCCCAGGGTGATAGCACCAGGAGGCAGTGCAAAGTGTGTCTTCACACCACAAGGCGGCCCAGGCAGAGGAAGATGACACGAATCTTCTGTGCACCTTGTGACGCCGCATTGTGTGCCTTCCCTTGTTTCGAGGAGTATCACACCCTGAAATTATATTAA
- the LOC134439164 gene encoding proline-rich protein 12-like has translation MDGRGRKRYTLAEIHAQLFDDGGNETEDDAVSEADSTDSALQAFEDGIDVVLDFEETSDSDDGNTSDDPLEGTSTAPHPAASPTPPAASPTPPAASPTPPAASSVRMSGRRRDLHPAPTPCPPPVSRGKRPSKASAPTPCPPPPSRGATSGKRTSQAPASTPSRPAKRASLGPPPQDSDFWRDATSEDVEPPPLPFRPRRPPGPQLDPQVDYRPLDLFLLFFSKDVVRTLCRHTNLHAAKRAAQGRKRKWVDIEPEEMYRFIGLVIYKGLMKLPEMRDGWRKDRLHSFPFPASVMPGYRYEVIFSTLHMSDPAVDAANDQLKGQPGHDGLCRLRPLHDDLLTACRAYFHPLQNLSVDERMVGTKSRIGMKMYSKDKPTKWGFKLFVLADSSNGYTS, from the exons atggatggacgcggtaggaagcgctatactttggccgaaatccacgctcaactttttgatgacggcgggaatgagacagaggatgatgcggtgtccgaagctgacagcaccgactcagcgcttcaggcgtttgaggatggcatagatgtcgtcctcgattt tgaggagacatctgactcggatgatgggaacacatctgatgaccctttggaagggacttcaactgccccacacccagctgcctctccaactcctccagctgcctctccaactcctccagctgcctctccaactcctccagctgccagcagtgtgcgcatgagtggcaggcgccgtgatctccaccctgctccaactccatgccctcctccagttagtcgtggtaagcgcccctcaaaagcctctgctccaactccatgccctcctccaccaagccgtggtgctacgagtggtaaacgcacctcacaagcccctgcctcaacgccaagccgtcctgcgaagcgtgcatccctgggtccaccgccgcaggactccgacttctggcgtgatgcaacgagtgaagacgtggagcctccaccgttgccatttcgacccaggcgccctccaggaccacagctggaccctcaggtagactaccggccgcttgacctgttcttattgtttttcagcaaggacgtggttaggaccctgtgcaggcataccaatctccatgctgcaaaaagggctgcacaaggacgaaagaggaagtgggtcgacatagagccggaggagatgtaccgcttcatcggattggtcatctacaagggattgatgaagttgccagagatgcgggacggatggaggaaggaccgccttcacagttttcccttccctgcatccgtcatgccagggtacagatacgaggtaatcttctcaacccttcacatgagtgacccggctgttgatgcagcaaatgatcagctgaagggccagcctgggcacgatggcctctgccgcctcaggccgctgcatgatgacctcctgacggcgtgcagggcttacttccacccgctccagaacctctcagtggatgagaggatggtaggcaccaagtcccggatcgggatgaagatgtacagcaaggacaagccaacaaagtgggggttcaagctgtttgtcttggctgacagctcgaatggctatacgtcgtag